In the genome of Pontibacter actiniarum, the window ACGGCATCGGCCACTACATGACCTACGGCCTGTGCGAAAACGCCGACACGACAGCGGCCGAAAGGCTGTTGCCGATTGGCGTTGCAGAAGGCTGTGTGCTGAAGCGCGATATTCCGAAAGACCAGGTGATCACTTATGATGATGTGGTGCTGCCGGAAGGGCGACTGGTGGACAGGCTGCTGGAGCAGCAAGCCGCTTATTTCGCCGCCTCTGATGATGCTGAGAGAGAAAGAGTGCTGCAAGGCTTCTCAAACGCAACGGCATCGGTGTCCTAGCATTCTTCGCATCCTTTTAAACTAAACCATTCTTAACCGCGCATCGCAAGCCTTAGGTAGCGGTGCGCGGCTTTTTTTAGAAACCATGCCAGCAGACACAGTAGGATTGATTCCGGCCGCCGGGCTGGGGTCGCGGCTTGCACCCATCCCATGCAGCAAAGAGCTTTTGCCGGTGGGGTTTGAGGCGCACCCGGAGCATGGGGAACCGCACCCGAAGGTCGTATCGCAGTACCTCTTGGAGCACATGCAGCGCGCCGGGGCAGAGCAGGTGTACTTTATCCTGCGCAAGGGCAAGTGGGACATTCCCAACTACTACGGCGACGGCAGCCAGTTAGGCCTGCAACTGGCTTACCTCCTCATGCAGCGCCCCTTTGGCTGCCCCTTTTCGCTGGACCAGGCGTATACTTTTGTGCGGCGGCAGCGGGTTGTGTTCGGTTTCCCGGACATTCTGATAGCACCGGAAGACGCTTTTGCCCGGCTGTTGCAGCGGCAGGAGGAAACGCAGGCCGATGTGGTGCTGGGGTGTTTCGGGGTACGCTACCCGCACAAGTGGGACATGGTGGACCTGAAAACTGGCGGAGAAGTAAACGCCATACTTCATAAACCCGCCACCTCTGATCTGACCTACGGCTGGGCCATCGCCTGCTGGGGGCCGCGCTTTACCGAATTTATGCACCAGTACCTGGAGCGCTGGGAGGCAGAGGTTTATACTTCGGGCGCTGAGCTAAGCCTGGGGGAGGTGGTGCAGGCGGCCATACAGAACGGTCTTTTAGTGCAAAGCGTATGTTTTGAGAATGGCAGCTGCCTGGATGTAGGCACGCCTGAAGACCTGCAAAAAGCAATCAAAAACTTATCCTGACACAGCCTTACACATGCGCATACTTCTCGTTCACAACCATTACAAGCAAACTGGCGGCGAAGACACGGTTTTCTTCTCAGAGGCTGCCCTGCTGGAGGAGCACGGGCACACGGTGGAGAAGCTTACCTTTTCGAACAACAACGTAAACAGCGCCTTCGACAAGCTGCAGGCGGCTCTGGGGGTCGTGTACAACTATAAAAGCGCACAGGCTGTGGAGCAGCAACTGCTGGCTTTCAAACCGGATGTGGTGCACGTGCACAATTTCTTTCCGCTTGTATCCCCGGCCGTTTTCTATGTTTGCCAGAAGCATAACATCCCGGTTGTGATGACACTGCACAACTACAGGCTTATCTGCCCAAGCGCCTACCTGCACTATAACGGGAAAGTACACCTGGAGAATGCGCACAAGCTGTTCCCTTATGCCGCTATCATGGAAAAGGCCTACCGCAACTCGCGCTTTCAAACGGCGTCGGTGGTCCTGACGACCGGCCTCCATAAATTGCTGGGCACCTGGCGCAACAAAGTGGACCTGTTTATTACCCTTACCCCCGGAGGTGCAAAGCTGTTCCAGGATTCAAGCCTTCGGCCGCACCCAGCCCAACTTGCCGTGAAGCCAAACTTTACCGAAGACCTGGGCCTAGGGGCAGAGAAGCGCAACGGCTACTTCCTGTACGTGGGCAGGCTGTCTCCGGAGAAAGGTATAGGCACTTTGCTTCAGGCACATGCACAGCATCCTTTTAAATTGAGGGTGATAGGCGATGGCCCGCTGCGGGAAGCCGTGGAGGCACATGCCGCAACACACCCGGGCCTCGAGTACATCGGGTACCAGAAGCGGGACAGGGTGATACAGGAGCTAAAGGCTGCTGAGGGCCTGATCTTCCCGTCGGAGTGGCCGGAAATGTTCGGCATGTCCATTATAGAGGCCTTTTCGGCAGGCACGCCGGTGATTGCGGCAAAGATAGGAGGGGGAGAGTATCTGGTGGAGCATGGGCGAAACGGGCTGCACTTTGCGCCTGGCAACGCTGAAGACCTGGTGGCTAAGGTAGGGGAGCTGGAGCGAAGCAGTGCTTATGCCAGCAGCCTGGGCAAAAATGCGCGTCAGGATTACCTGGAGAACTATACTCCGGAGGTAAACTACCAGAAGCTGCTGCACATCTACCAAAAAGCCATCGGGCTAAAAGCAAAGCCTGCCCCCACAGCCACTATTGCTGCAGAGGCAGGCCTCTAGTTAGGTCCTGAGACGGTTGTGCTAAGCTACTTCTGCCCGCCTTGCCGTCTTACTCTTTTTCATCTCATCCAGGATAGCCACCACCCGGTCGGTTTCTACCAGCAGGTGCTCCCGCTGCCCCTGGCCTGCGTCTCGCACGCGCTTGTTGCCTTTGCAGATGATGTATTCATAGTCCAGGTCAATTTTAGTGGCGATGTCGTAGAAGGGCTCAATCACAAAGCCTTCGTTAAAAATCTCGATCATCTTAGTGCCCGGCTTGCAGAAGAACATGCTGATGAGGCCGGCACCGGTCGCGCCAAGCACTACTTTTGCCTTGGAGAACAGCTTTATCTTCTCTTTTATACTTAGCTGGCTCGATACAACGGTTTTAAACCCATAAGGCTCCAGCGTATCGAGCAGTTCTTTCTCATTCAGTACGTTGCGTATTTTAGAGTCGGAGCGGCTAATGTACAGGTACGGGCTTTCCGGCGTAATCAGATCCGACTCTTCCTCGGCGTACGGCAGGAACGACTCCTGAATAAAGTCACAGAGCCACTTCGGCACTAGCGTGTGGTTGCCGCGCGGCGCCGTAGAGGCAATAATACAATCGGCGGCAATGTGCGACTGCTTATCACCGGAGATAATCTTGTCCTGCGGGATACCCAGCAGCTCCAGCGTCTCTGTCTGGTAGCTGTAACGCAGGCTCGGCACATAAAACCAGTCTACTTTATCGTACAGGCCGCTCTTGCGGAGCAGGTGCAGGCGCGGGAGCACGTCTAAAAACCAGTGCCCGATGTTGTTCAGGCCCGCGCCACCTGTTAGCAGCGAGAACACCGTGCCCTTGTATATTGCCGGAGGGGTAAAGTAGCGCTGCTCAAATATGTTGTTCAGGTTTGGCTCCGATACCTTGCCGTTCGTCAGGCTCAGCGACACGTTCTCAACAAGCCGGTTGTACTGCGATACCACCGCCACGCTGCTTTCGTTATCGGTGTAGATGCGGCCGTTGGGTACCTCTACCACCGTGTAATCGGTCTGTACTTTTTTCTTTGGTTTCCAGTACTCGGAGCAAGCCTCGTACAAGTGGTCCGAAATGTTTAGTTCTGTGGTGAGGGACGGATAAATGGGATGGACCCTGACTTCGCGCGCGTTATTGGCAGTCAGCTGTTCCAGGTTAATACGGCAAACGTCGCCAGGTCTGTAGTGTGTGTTGTGAGGTACAATTCGTCCTAACAATTTCTTCAACCTTTTAGTCCCCTTGTTATAGTAAGCCTTCATGTGTTATGGGTATATAGGTTATTGTATCTTTTAGTGCATGTGCAGCTAGGGCTGCTATTCTGATTCTCTGAAATTAACCAGTAGTCTGTCTTCTTTTTGCTCCGGAGTTGCCTGTAGCTGCGCCACGGTGGCGTGCTTGGCCAGTATGTTGGCGGCTACTTTTACGGCTACTTCGTTCCAGTGGGCGTCATCAGTAGGGTAGAGCGGCACCTGCTTCTGCTGGTACAGCGTCTTGAATGTTGGCTGCAGATCCACGTAGGCGACGCCCCGCTCCTGCAGCTTGTCCATCAGGCGAGGCAGGAACGTGGCCTGCTTCTGCGATGGCAGCAGTTTATAGTAAATATTTTCCTTGTTCGGGATGGGAAGAAACACGAACTCGATGCCCCGCTCCTGCAGCACATCCCGGTAGCCCTCCAGCACATCGGCGATGCGGTTCACTTCTTCTTCCGAGAGTTCACGGTTGGCATAGTCGCCTTCCATAAAGAACT includes:
- a CDS encoding nucleotidyltransferase family protein; the encoded protein is MPADTVGLIPAAGLGSRLAPIPCSKELLPVGFEAHPEHGEPHPKVVSQYLLEHMQRAGAEQVYFILRKGKWDIPNYYGDGSQLGLQLAYLLMQRPFGCPFSLDQAYTFVRRQRVVFGFPDILIAPEDAFARLLQRQEETQADVVLGCFGVRYPHKWDMVDLKTGGEVNAILHKPATSDLTYGWAIACWGPRFTEFMHQYLERWEAEVYTSGAELSLGEVVQAAIQNGLLVQSVCFENGSCLDVGTPEDLQKAIKNLS
- a CDS encoding glycosyltransferase family 4 protein, producing MRILLVHNHYKQTGGEDTVFFSEAALLEEHGHTVEKLTFSNNNVNSAFDKLQAALGVVYNYKSAQAVEQQLLAFKPDVVHVHNFFPLVSPAVFYVCQKHNIPVVMTLHNYRLICPSAYLHYNGKVHLENAHKLFPYAAIMEKAYRNSRFQTASVVLTTGLHKLLGTWRNKVDLFITLTPGGAKLFQDSSLRPHPAQLAVKPNFTEDLGLGAEKRNGYFLYVGRLSPEKGIGTLLQAHAQHPFKLRVIGDGPLREAVEAHAATHPGLEYIGYQKRDRVIQELKAAEGLIFPSEWPEMFGMSIIEAFSAGTPVIAAKIGGGEYLVEHGRNGLHFAPGNAEDLVAKVGELERSSAYASSLGKNARQDYLENYTPEVNYQKLLHIYQKAIGLKAKPAPTATIAAEAGL
- a CDS encoding glycosyltransferase family 61 protein → MKAYYNKGTKRLKKLLGRIVPHNTHYRPGDVCRINLEQLTANNAREVRVHPIYPSLTTELNISDHLYEACSEYWKPKKKVQTDYTVVEVPNGRIYTDNESSVAVVSQYNRLVENVSLSLTNGKVSEPNLNNIFEQRYFTPPAIYKGTVFSLLTGGAGLNNIGHWFLDVLPRLHLLRKSGLYDKVDWFYVPSLRYSYQTETLELLGIPQDKIISGDKQSHIAADCIIASTAPRGNHTLVPKWLCDFIQESFLPYAEEESDLITPESPYLYISRSDSKIRNVLNEKELLDTLEPYGFKTVVSSQLSIKEKIKLFSKAKVVLGATGAGLISMFFCKPGTKMIEIFNEGFVIEPFYDIATKIDLDYEYIICKGNKRVRDAGQGQREHLLVETDRVVAILDEMKKSKTARRAEVA